One Pyxicephalus adspersus chromosome 3, UCB_Pads_2.0, whole genome shotgun sequence genomic window carries:
- the LOC140327375 gene encoding uncharacterized protein (The sequence of the model RefSeq protein was modified relative to this genomic sequence to represent the inferred CDS: added 53 bases not found in genome assembly): protein MRQHANMHALNLDTYSLSLITAKEDILNQRISTDWAVFTYERKWSLKLMDSGVGGLEELMKKFNKNLVLYGLCQVPDPNTQGPRFILIYWVGENVDASQKEISMQHLPAIRRFFKEATVMLRAQRIEDISQEAVTQALNKVPQPARPFHRPRIPGSHEVVGTNYTKTNPAIEMKFSMRDSFWQRNEREEEKRKEQERLRLQEERIAMEKARIERERLEEEERERRIQEKEKMVEEQRKEQARLEAEQRRIEKARWAQQQKEFEEEMKGRFRRSQSIEMAAEAAALVSGRSLHPRDIFRQHERSVSCSNSPPSTPSSPLRSPSSFSNRTTFRYQRSMTESILTPSTRSPSYFPGFQKRDSFSGPSSSSPQTCSPAFIFSKAPLPGTSPKMDSLPSFIPPPISAKRGSTSHVKENVSPQRSLSPHQSSSSTSPSQNTISPIQSSISAPQCSMSPPQRSISAPQSSISAPQSSISSPQSSISAPQSSISTPQSSIFPSQNSISPHQSFISPSQSSISPPKSSISPPQMNISPQPYPYDVPFRAEYVMLTSEESPQPNNTYNEKYYTNKAQTRPPALTIPPPTNVDIPDATNILSDEVYRAEFVPVESLNTPEDLVEPGNSSKLLKSIHTPEGPAAIKATVSVSTPVSEIGFASITPISDSKITTSPFTSEASEQNSTALGPTFAPHEVSSDPALSTQASVELSEQRTLSSSPASITAGKPPDTKSNFYTVSSYQSHASSKTTSEGLLPSPLPDPPRTLEAKTSTSLKSILQYVAPPPYTPFSARTTDSITVKAPAFGRSLSSSSRLASSSSSKDLPEISSAPNVETPTVNSKQQLEPQIPPCVESQEHSTYHLSDQPLRSPATKMSDIVDSSPSYLATIGQPESQPIEYKAKVSPVDNFNYSSPQIEPNKEQSENLALQVRSSTGNLPETTAEPIYSQTEVPPAETQTEPIDTTCKILPAQVVSINNLPEPQGKADVPPTEDLPSSASLPTIPPEIQAESSKELIELSLSEPLPLLASLSGVLPEYEKQSEVSLVESLPVETSPSNTAQAEVPPPEVSSEEPILVVASLARVVPETQDEFSEKQAEVSHVESLPVVASLSASLAESQEELHEEQRKVFPAKTLPVVTSVSSIVHESQTEVPLVEPLPMVTSRSSIEPESQAELSKKQTEVPQVEPLPVVTFRSTSLPESQDELNKNQTEVPSVESLPLVTSLSSNEPESQAEFSEKQTEAPQVEPLPVMTFLSTSLPESQDELNKNQTEVPSVESLPLVTSLSSNEPESQAEFCEKQTEVPLVESLPVVAFHSGIEPESQAEFGENQTAVPPVESLLVVASHFGIESEPQAELSENQTAVPPGESLPVVTTLSSIEPEPQAELSENQTAVPPGESLPVVASLSSIEPEPQAELSENQTEVPPVGLPSSAPLCGPADLESLSEDVVQPTEDLLVETIGVDVTYYSHSVASCNQTELPQVGINPVPEDLPSESFTESHVDTLPMSSSSERSPESEYAVSQPAVPSDEAIENPVSLPTDISLKSEETPSNDQDKVFQTQTPSGSSTLESTNLQPEDPVKAEISDFNSTDGSPKYQTEDLLTETLSISNSQPSDNPEYQADRITITTNIPPKEIISESTNILQSESQEQSGKINTEVPPSESLSSSFSPNGSLGNQAKAKQIEASNSLPVTDCESPGEPINNQIESSLPATPSISTQIEVPSLPALPVTTTNSQECTPESKDEVPLDKSSCEGITLLPPDSSLGSEDEAHQTEIPSSLPVSHPSQSIVIQAGILEEDNLPVSFSIPVCGSQESLEVRYIQNEFFQTEGINESTSFPTVNSFEVQTEPNDLPLAENIWEPLPTISQPNDRLLELPQTLSFIGSVALPSDQPAESETERSEDLQPDTFIASMVLCTDQPAESDIEGNYSQSSTEPQFLPLINPSECPAEPGQVPAADPVNLDDCLSTSVADSINTAPPVDSSLLSVSFTTNSLSDPNGNLIEVESPPLTSSMLISSPSEFLSPPTTTPCGAEEGALQAPLVSESLPSSNLNLFEDPHPGSPPVSGVPTEQSSDKVIVHNILPINNLPAEENQTLKDLSLCNSDFVDHKDSMSICTEEALQTTESDIPENNNTVPSEVVL from the exons TTGGCGGGTTGGAAGAACTGATGAAAAAATTCAACAAGAACTTGGTACTCTACGGCCTTTGCCAAGTGCCGGACCCCAACACCCAGGGGCCACGATTCATCCTCATATACTGG GTTGGCGAAAATGTGGACGCATCACAGAAAGAGATCAGCATGCAGCACCTCCCTGCCATCCGCAGATTCTTCAAG GAGGCCACCGTCATGCTCCGTGCCCAGCGTATTGAGGACATATCACAGGAAGCCGTGACACAAGCCCTGAACAAAGTACCACAGCCAGCCCGGCCCTTCCACAGACCTCGAATTCCTGGATCCCATGAGGTGGTG GGTACAAATTACACAAAAACCAATCCAGCTATTGAGATGAAGTTTAGTATGAGGGATTCGTTCTGGCAGAGGAATGAG agagaagaggagaaaaggaAGGAGCAAGAACGTCTGCGGTTACAGGAGGAACGGATTGCCATGGAGAAGGCaagaatagagagagagagactggaggaagaggagagagagcGCCGGATCcaggagaaggagaagatggTGGAGGAGCAGAG GAAGGAACAGGCGAGGCTGGAGGCTGAGCAGAGGAGGATTGAGAAGGCTCGATGG GCTCAGCAGCAGAAGGAGTTTGAAGAGGAAATGAAAGGAAGATTTAGGCGCAGTCAGTCCATCGAGATGGCCGCT GAGGCAGCAGCACTGGTTTCTGGTCGGTCATTGCACCCCCGGGATATCTTCCGTCAACATGAGCGCTCTGTATCCTGCTCCAACTCCCCACCATCCACTCCAAGCTCTCCGCTGAGATCTCCGTCTA GTTTCTCCAACAGAACAACATTTCGATATCAGCGCAGCATGACAGAATCTATATTGACCCCTTCAACCCGAAGTCCATCTTATTTTCCTGGTTTTCAGAAAAGAGACTCATTCAGCGGTCCTTCTTCTAGTTCCCCTCAGACATGTTCTCCTGCCTTCATTTTCTCCAAGGCCCCACTGCCTGGGACATCCCCGAAGATGGACTCTTTACCCTCCTTTATACCCCCACCAATTTCTGCCAAACGAGGCTCTACTTCACATGTAAAAGAGAATGTGTCTCCTCAGAGATCTTTGTCCCCTCATCAGAGCTCCAGCTCCACATCTCCATCCCAGAATACCATATCTCCAATTCAGAGCTCCATATCTGCTCCTCAGTGCTCCATGTCTCCCCCCCAGCGCTCCATATCTGCTCCCCAGAGCTCCATATCTGCACCTCAGAGCTCCATATCTTCCCCCCAGAGCTCCATATCTGCACCTCAGAGCTCCATATCTACCCCCCAGAGCTCCATATTTCCTTCCCAGAATTCCATATCTCCTCACCAGAGCTTCATATCTCCTTCCCAAAGCTCCATTTCCCCTCCCAAGAGCTCCATATCTCCTCCCCAGATGAACATATCTCCACAACCATATCCTTATGATGTACCTTTTAGGGCTGAATATGTAATGCTAACATCAGAGGAATCTCCACAACCAAACAACACATACAATGAGAAATACTACACCAACAAAGCCCAAACAAGACCTCCAGCACTTACCATTCCACCTCCTACAAATGTTGACATTCCAGATGCTACTAACATACTTAGTGATGAGGTATACAGAGCAGAATTTGTGCCCGTCGAGAGTCTGAACACCCCTGAAGATCTTGTGGAGCCAGGGAACAGTTCAAAATTACTGAAAAGTATCCACACACCAGAAGGACCAGCAGCAATAAAGGCCACGGTCTCGGTCTCCACTCCTGTGTCAGAGATCGGATTTGCCAGCATCACACCGATATCTGATAGTAAAATTACCACCTCACCTTTCACCAGTGAGGCATCAGAACAAAACTCTACAGCTCTGGGGCCAACATTTGCACCTCATGAAGTGTCTTCTGATCCAGCTTTATCTACACAAGCTTCTGTGGAATTAAGTGAGCAGAGAACATTATCATCTTCACCAGCTTCCATTACTGCAGGAAAACCCCCAGATACAAAATCAAACTTTTACACAGTAAGCAGCTATCAATCACATGCGTCTTCAAAGACCACATCTGAAGGTCTACTGCCTTCCCCTTTACCAGATCCACCAAGAACATTGGAAGCCAAAACTTCAACTTCATTGAAATCTATACTACAGTATGTAGCACCCCCTCCTTATACGCCATTCAGTGCAAGAACAACTGATTCTATTACAGTCAAGGCTCCAGCATTTGGAAGATCTCTGAGTTCTAGTTCTCGTCTTGCTTCTTCAAGTTCGTCCAAGGATTTGCCTGAAATTTCATCAGCTCCAAATGTAGAGACTCCAACTGTAAATTCTAAGCAACAACTTGAACCTCAAATTCCACCTTGTGTTGAGTCACAGGAACATTCCACCTACCATCTGTCTGACCAGCCTTTGCGATCTCCAGCCACAAAAATGTCAGATATTGTAGACTCATCACCTTCTTATCTGGCCACAATTGGCCAACCCGAATCTCAGCCCATCGAGTATAAAGCAAAGGTTTCACCGGTGGACAATTTCAACTATTCCTCACCTCAAATCGAACCCAATAAAGAGCAAAGCGAAAATCTAGCCCTGCAAGTCAGATCTTCCACTGGTAATTTGCCTGAAACCACAGCCGAACCCATTTATTCTCAAACTGAAGTCCCACCAGCAGAGACTCAAACTGAACCCATTGATACAACATGTAAAATTCTCCCAGCACAAGTCGTATCGATCAATAATTTACCTGAACCTCAGGGTAAAGCTGATGTCCCACCAACTGAAGATTTACCTTCCTCTGCCTCCCTTCCTACTATCCCACCCGAAATTCAGGCTGAGTCCAGTAAAGAACTAATAGAGCTTTCTTTATCAGAACCTTTACCCTTATTAGCCTCTCTTTCAGGTGTCCTACCTGAATATGAAAAACAATCTGAGGTTTCTCTTGTGGAATCTTTACCTGTGGAGACCTCTCCTTCCAACACTGCACAAGCCGAAGTGCCTCCTCCTGAGGTTTCTTCAGAAGAACCCATACTTGTGGTGGCCTCTCTGGCCAGAGTTGTCCCTGAAACTCAGGATGAATTCAGTGAAAAACAAGCTGAAGTTTCACACGTTGAATCTTTACCTGTGGTGGCCTCTCTTTCGGCTTCCTTAGCTGAATCTCAAGAGGAACTTCATGAGGAACAAAGAAAAGTTTTTCCAGCTAAAACTTTACCTGTGGTGACCTCTGTTTCCAGCATTGTACATGAATCTCAAACTGAGGTACCTCTGGTTGAACCTTTACCTATGGTGACCTCCCGTTCCAGCATTGAACCTGAATCTCAAGCTGAACTCAGTAAAAAACAAACTGAGGTTCCTCAGGTGGAACCTTTACCTGTGGTGACCTTTCGTTCCACTTCCCTACCTGAATCTCAGGATGAACTTAATAAAAATCAAACTGAAGTTCCTTCGGTGGAATCTTTACCTTTGGTGACCTCTCTTTCCAGCAATGAACCTGAATCTCAAGCTGAATTCAGTGAAAAACAAACGGAGGCTCCTCAGGTGGAGCCTTTACCTGTGATGACCTTTCTTTCCACTTCCCTACCTGAATCTCAGGATGAACTTAATAAAAATCAAACTGAGGTTCCTTCGGTGGAATCTTTACCTTTGGTGACCTCTCTTTCCAGCAATGAACCTGAATCGCAAGCTGAATTCTGTGAAAAACAAACTGAGGTTCCTCTGGTGGAATCTTTACCTGTGGTGGCCTTTCATTCCGGCATTGAACCCGAATCTCAAGCTGAATTCGGTGAAAATCAAACTGCAGTTCCTCCGGTGGAATCTTTACTTGTGGTGGCCTCTCATTTTGGCATTGAATCTGAACCTCAAGCTGAACTCAGTGAAAATCAAACTGCAGTTCCTCCAGGGGAATCTTTACCTGTGGTGACCACTCTTTCCAGCATTGAACCTGAACCTCAAGCTGAACTCAGTGAAAATCAAACTGCAGTTCCTCCGGGGGAATCTTTACCTGTGGTGGCCTCTCTTTCCAGCATTGAACCTGAACCTCAAGCTGAACTCAGTGAAAACCAAACTGAGGTTCCTCCGGTAGGTTTGCCTTCATCTGCTCCACTTTGTGGTCCCGCTGATCTTGAATCTCTATCTGAGGAtgttgttcaacctactgaagaTTTGCTGGTTGAAACCATTGGCGTAGATGTTACATATTATTCCCATTCCGTGGCCAGCTGCAACCAAACTGAACTTCCACAAGTAGGGATAAATCCCGTACCTGAAGACCTTCCATCTGAGAGCTTCACGGAATCTCATGTTGATACTTTGCCTATGTCTTCATCCTCTGAAAGGTCACCAGAATCTGAATATGCTGTATCCCAGCCTGCAGTCCCATCAGATGAGGCCATAGAAAATCCTGTATCCCTGCCCACTGACATTTCACTAAAATCAGAAGAAACACCAAGCAATGATCAAGACAAAGTTTTTCAAACTCAGACTCCATCAGGGTCTTCAACCCTTGAATCCACTAATCTGCAACCTGAGGATCCAGTAAAGGCTGAAATATCTGACTTCAACTCCACAGACGGCTCACCAAAATATCAAACTGAAGATCTTTTAACAGAGACATTATCTATATCCAACAGTCAACCTTCTGACAACCCAGAATATCAGGCTGATCGGATAACCATAACAACTAATATTCCCCCCAAAGAAATAATATCTGAATCTACCAATATTCTCCAAAGTGAATCACAAGAACAGTCCGGTAAAATCAACACTGAAGTTCCACCAAGtgaatctctgtcttcttctttttccccCAATGGATCTCTGGGCAATCAAGCCAAAGCCAAACAAATTGAGGCTTCAAACAGTTTACCAGTCACTGACTGTGAATCTCCTGGTGAACCCATCAACAATCAAATTGAGAGTTCTTTACCTGCAACTCCCTCCATTTCCACACAAATTGAGGTTCCATCACTTCCAGCCTTACCTGTGACAACCACAAACTCTCAAGAATGTACGCCTGAATCTAAAGATGAAGTTCCACTAGATAAGTCATCATGTGAAGGCATCACACTCCTTCCTCCAGACAGCTCATTAGGATCTGAGGATGAAGCTCACCAAACTGAGATTCCTTCATCTCTGCCAGTCTCCCATCCCAGTCAGTCCATTGTCATTCAAGCTGGGATTCTTGAAGAAGATAATTTACCTGTATCCTTCTCCATCCCTGTCTGTGGCTCTCAGGAATCTCTAGAAGTCAGATATATCCAAAATGAGTTTTTCCAAACTGAAGGCATAAATGAATCAACATCATTTCCTACAGTCAACTCAtttgaagttcaaactgagcccAATGACCTTCCATTGGCTGAGAATATATGGGAACCTCTTCCTACCATTAGCCAACCCAACGACCGTCTCTTGGAATTACCACAGACTCTTAGTTTCATTGGTTCAGTTGCTCTTCCCTCCGATCAACCAGCTGAATCAGAAACTGAAAGGTCAGAAGATCTACAACCTGACACATTCATTGCATCCATGGTCCTTTGCACAGATCAGCCAGCTGAATCTGATATAGAGGGAAATTACAGCCAATCGTCAACTGAACCTCAATTTTTACCCCTAATCAACCCTTCTGAATGCCCAGCTGAACCTGGCCAGGTGCCAGCAGCTGATCCAGTAAATTTGGATGATTGTCTCTCTACTTCTGTGGCAGATTCCATAAATACAGCCCCACCAGTGGATTCTTCATTACTTTCTGTTTCCTTTACCACCAACAGCTTGTCTGATCCCAATGGAAATCTAATAGAGGTTGAATCTCCACCATTGACCTCTTCTATGCTCATCAGCAGTCCATCTGAATTTCTGTCCCCACCAACTACCACTCCATGTGGTGCTGAAGAAGGGGCTTTACAAGCACCTCTTGTTTCCGAATCCCTGCCGTCTTCCAATTTAAACCTATTTGAGGACCCTCATCCTGGAAGCCCTCCAGTCTCTGGTGTTCCGACTGAACAAAGCTCAGATAAGGTGATTGTACACAACATTTTACCCATCAATAATCTGCCAGCGGAGGAGAATCAAACTCTGAAAGATCTGTCTCTGTGTAATTCAGACTTCGTAGACCATAAAGACTCAATGTCAATCTGTACAGAGGAAGCTCTGCAGACCACAGAGAGCGATATTCCAGAAAATAACAATACAGTCCCATCAGAAGTTGTCCTGTGA